In Helicoverpa armigera isolate CAAS_96S chromosome 20, ASM3070526v1, whole genome shotgun sequence, one DNA window encodes the following:
- the LOC110372513 gene encoding peroxisomal multifunctional enzyme type 2 has product MGASQSEHSKSEKAELVRKIKERLASVDPDKAKSLGGVFLFNIFKGTSVYCWTMDLDQLRVYEGEPDQDPDTTVTMSEHYFKQMVTGREDPKVILQAGRCSVTGNIMKAMQLEPFIRLD; this is encoded by the exons ATG GGTGCCTCCCAAAGCGAGCACTCTAAGTCAGAGAAAGCTGAGCTGGTGAGGAAGATCAAGGAGCGACTAGCCTCCGTGGACCCCGACAAGGCGAAGTCACTAGGAGGGGTGTTCCTCTTCAACATTTTCAAAGGAACCAGCGTTTATTGTTGGA CCATGGACCTCGACCAACTGAGGGTCTACGAAGGTGAACCCGACCAAGACCCGGACACCACAGTCACCATGAGTGAGCACTACTTCAAACAGATGGTGACGGGCAGAGAAGACCCCAAGGTCATCTTGCAAGCTGGCCGCTGTTCCGTCACAGGGAACATCATGAAGGCGATGCAACTTGAACCTTTTATTAGGCTAGATTAG